CACAGTAAAAATTGTCAAGAAAGATCAAATCCAACGATTTTAAAGATTATTTCCGGCAATTTTTAGCactgagaaatattatttttcttgtagtaatagATACAATCTTTTATAATAACTTTACGATTATGTTTTAAATCAAGGGTATATTTATAAGAGTAGTTCCTCCTATactaattacaatttttacttACACTTTTATATACAAAGACttattttatcagtttttttttaaatccaaattttaaatttatattataatttttaacatattaataattgaCACGTAAagaactaaattttttaataaatctttcCTAAATacaattagcattttccttttttataaataatgtgCTCTtacaattttatcttattaaaatttaactagATACATCCcgttgaattttaaaattttccaattttattGGTCACTGCTCCAGTAATGAGGCAGAGTTCATGGCTCTGTTTCATGGGGTGAGGCATCTTCGTCGGCTGGTTTTGTTACTGGTGGAGATAGAATTAGATTCTAGCATGGTGGTGAACTGGCTCAAAAGAACTACGTGCCATGTTTGGTACCTTGAAGATTACTGGGATGATTTGCTTCCTATGCTACGGGACATGACATTCATCATTCAGCATGTgtatagagaaggaaattctCCTACATATTTCCTCGCAAGATTGGGTTCAGAGGAGTTCTATGCTTCATGGCAGTCGACTGATAATATCCCTAGTAGTCTTCGGGGATTGGTACGAACTGATAAGATGGGTATTCCGTATATTAGGAAGGTAGTGTAGTTTGGTAATTgatttgagagtaattcaaCGTACAGTCATGGAATGCGTAaatgtcgtgcagtcgttttgaaaaagagtgtggtctattattaaaaaattaatttcttttcatgtaggtcctatatttattcatttttttaaagcgactgcacggcacttgtatactcacgactgcaagtatcatttctcttgatttgtTTGTCTTGGTAGGAAGGATATATCGTGTTCTGTTTTCTATTCTTGAGGTGATCAGTTTTAAGTGAGTTGGAATAAAAGCAGTTTTGTCTTTGGAGAGGTTTAATTGAGCTCGGAtcgatttggatagtgagatgatattaaataatttatatgaatccaTACTATCTATCTCTTATTGAAAAGGTGAACACCATTGAGCATCGTCAAGCTAATTATTATTCTTCCCTTTTACCTACTGCATCATTTCTTGATTTGTTCTTAACACAAATTATGTTGTTATAGTACTTCCCTGTGAAGCTAAAATGGCGAAACTCAGTGGTTTTGAAgtttgatgagttgagatatgcATCACAGCAAACAGAGTACTTGCCTCTAGTTGTGgtagtttttagtattttcctttctttgatGGTAGGGATCATTGTATTGTAATAAGCAGTAGTTGTACTTTGTTTGCAATTTTAATTCTACCGCTTTTAAATAAGCTTTTTCAAGTGTTTTCAAAACAGTGAGTTTGAAATATGAAGTTATCATGAGAAAGTATTCCCTCGATATGAATATCGAAACCAACATAATCTCAGTTCCTCTGATTCATGTCTTTATAATACATGATGGAgtttcaaatttatctatttttttcaaagaaagtgcGTGAAGCTTGATATTCTAGGattgtacctaacattacttTAATTGGTGTGAGTGGATGAAAAAATTTGAGATGACAACATTTTTCACAAATAAATAGTCCAAATAATGGTATGAAAGTGTAGGGATTGATCCTAATACTAAGGTGGTTTTATATATTAACCGTCCCGGCATACGTGATACGGGAGGTGAAGCTTCGATCCATGGCACATATTATAATCATAGTCAACAGACATGGGATGGATTTTAAGAAATGGTAGCTCAACAAAGACTTTACCAGCAACAGTCAAAGAGTCAGAAGTCAACGTTCCCCATTCAAATTATGCTGCAGATAGCTGACTTAGTGCCGTGAGGCGCGGTGTATGGCCCAGATCAGAACCAATATAAATATACCTTCACCACATACACACACTGTGTTCATCCCAGcaattctatttctattttctatatCTTTCAAGCAATGGCTGCAGGAAACTCTTTGAGGTCTGTTTTTGTGTCCCTCTTCGTATTTGCAACCATCTTATCTCCATTAATGGTAACATGTGATGCAGCTCGGTTCACTCATAGAGGTAAAAACCCTTTCATTACCTCGTTTGTTTACGTTATCAGCCATGGCCATGACAGGATTTAGATTGAATTATCGTATTGTCTTTCAGTTACCAGACCCGTATGTCCTGCTTGTGTCTGCTGCACGCCTGCACCAACTGGGTCTTGTTGCCGGTGCTGCGCCACTCCGGTCGAGACACAGTCTGAGAATGGATCTCCCTGACACCTATCTATGCCTATGCAGCACCCCTTTAATCGATGAGAATAATATATACCGTTTTAGTATGCTGTAATATGGACTTCCTCATGTTGGATCCAAGATGTACGTGATTTTCTCTTCTTGTCATAATgtagaaatatatattatttacaatattacGAAATTGGTTATGCtgcttaaattatatattactttGCTTTGTAAGAGATTTTCTTAGTTCAAAGGCGAGAATTATgaggggaaaaacaaaacaaaaaggtatGGAAAGAGCCTCAAATATATAGATTTCAATCCCAAACCTGATATGACAGACAATACAGTTTTACAAGTTACGGATCTGTTAAGAGCTACAGATTTCATAACTCAACTTCTTATTCAAATGAAAGTAGGTATAAATATTTGATTCACCATGATCAACAAGACTGGGTCTAGAAAATTTCACATTCTTTATAGTATATTCAAGAACTGTTCATCATCGGCTAGGCACTACCTTGCCAGGGGCATCGTTTCAATCTCACTACCCAAAGGACTCATTTCAAATGTATTCCTGGATTCCATTAGTACACCCCGCATTTCGAGACTTTGTTCATAAGCAAGCTCAATTTCCAAGGACTCCTTCAATTCCATCAGCACGTGACTCATGGTTGGCCTTTGGTTAGAATTGAATGGCACGCATGCCATTGCCGTCTCCACGGCCTTCCAACCAGAATTGATGTTAAAATTGCCTCGCAACCTTGAATCAACAATTCCTCTTATATCCCCTCTTTCGAGAAAGGTACCAACCCATTGAATAATATGAGCATTCCCTTCGCTTTTTATTAGTGCTGGCCGGCCTGTGATTATTTCCAAAAGCACAACTCCAAAACTGAAAACATCACTTCTCTCAGTTAACCTGTTGCAGTTGTAGTATCTGCATAGAAAGAACATTTGTGAGTAAGGCCATTACTCTTGATGCTAGGTTTCTTGTTTGCTAAGGGATTGTTTTGCAGGAAACGGCTATCTCTAATCCTATATCAAGAAACCATAGACAGTGTTATATGGAACTCGACTTGATCAAAGACTTACTCTGGATCAAGGTAACCCAGCGTACCAACGACTGTAGTCAATAAATGACTTTGACTTTGATTTTCAACCTGGAAGCATTTTGATAACCCAAAATCAGCTATTTTGGCCTGCATTTTTTCATTCAACAAAATGTTGGTCGTCTTCACATCTCTGTGAATTATGGGTGGTTTGCAACCATGGTGCAAGTACTCCAGTCCTGCATGATTAGCGGTTTCTCTTAGTTTGATAGAAGAATATAAACTGaagcaaaaatcaaatttattacTAGCCATTCTGCCAACAGACCTTGAGCTGCATCAACTGCAATCTGGAGCCTCGCTTTCCAAGTCAAAGTATCTTTCCTTTTATCTATAGCCACAAAGTAACAATTCAGATGTCTGATATTTGTAAGTTGTTTCTTACTCCTTGAATACCTTGAAAAACTATATATCATTGGTACCTGATAGATACTCTGCTAAATTCCCACGTGCCATGTACTCATAGATGATCCCGATGTTTGTGCCCTCATTGCAATATGCTGTAAAGGAAACTAAGTTTCTATGATGAACTCGCATCAAGAGCTGTACCTGCAATTTGAAATGGCCTCAAACAGAACTAGTTAAATTGGAACCGTCTTAATTAGAAAGAAATCTTCAGCTCAACAAGCGAGGAATATTAACAAAACAATGGGATTATGGAAACAATTGGAATATTTTTTGGAGATTAGATGCAGTTACTAATTCATGAATcctctttcaaaaaataaaatttgagattgTTAAGAGTGGCATGCCTCTGTGAGAAACTCATCAGAGCCTTGAGTTGATGAGGGAGAGAGCATCTTGACTGCAACTTGTGTGCCGTCACTTAAGAGTCCATGGTATACTGTTCCAAATCCTCCTTTCCCAATAATTGTCTGAAAGTTATTGGTTATACTTAAAACCTCATTGTATGTAAAATGGCGATTGTCTAGCTTCAATGACCGGCCGGATCCCTTCAGGTGAGTTCTAGCAACTTGCTTTGCAACTGAAAAGGCCATCATAAATCTAATTAGGGTATGCTCATTTCATTAAGTAAACTTCAACTGGTTTTTAAGAGAAACTTCATAGTTTTGGATCATGTATACCTTGTTTTCTTCTGTAGCTCCACAGAAGAGCCAGTACACTCAATACTACAACCGATGAAACAACGGCGGCGATTATTGGGACGGcaagattcttcttcttctcctcctttttGCATGGACCCGTCACACAGAGATCCGGATTTCCATCCACACTATGAAATCATATAAGATCGAAATCAAATTTTAACCGGGTAAAATATGAGAAACGGGGAGATGACAAGCAATGAAAATCTATAGTAACCATTATCAAATAAACATATGGGGAAGGGAATGATAACAGACCTTAAAGATCCATCTCCTATTCTTGCACTGAAATCAGAAGGAACTGAACCAGAGAGTTTGTTTCCGGACAAATCCCTGCAAAAGAATTCTTACACGGCCCTTAAGTCTGAGAATTTCAAAGGAGATATAGCATCTTAACGTCAACAGCTCAATCACTTACACAGTCCTCAAGTCTGGCAATTGTAACAAAAATTTAGGTAGTGTTCCTGTTAAGCTATTGTTGGATAAATCCCTGGAAAAACAATGCATTAGATTGCATCAATTATAGACTATGTACATAACTCAGGAAGGTTTTTggagaaaaaattgattaacgCAAAGGCCATCATTAGCATGAAGAATATCATGTATTTGCTATTAACTTAAACTCACAGGTACTGAAGTGATTTAAGCCGGCCAATTGAAGCAGGTATCGTTCCTGTCAGTCCACTTGATGATAGATTCCTGAATTCAATTTAAAAGGCACAATTCACCTTGTAATATCTGCATcagatgatatattaattattcttttctttcttttttcaacttCGGATTACAAACACTCACAAGGCAGTAATGTTGCGGGGTTTATAACCATTGTCGCTGCACTGCAGGCCATCCCAAGCAGGTAGTGGCAGACATGGATCTCCTTCCCAAAATTTAGACACCCGATactgattttttatttccatGATAGCATCAACTAAAATACAACAacataaatttttcaaaattgatttgAAGTCACATCtcaaccaaataaaatataagaacaacAAAAGATGAGAAGCAAAGTGGTAAGTTAGAGATTACCGTCGTCTTGGTGTGTTGGCATATTTAAGAAATCTTTTACCCTGTAAACCTCCATTGCGTTGAGAATGGGAGGATGGGTAGAGCTTTGGGTCTTAGAAAGACTGAAATTGAGGTTAGGTCCCCTCACTGGCTCGTGTCTACTTTTAGTTTCTGAGGACAGGTACTTGGGAACTACAGCTTTTAACCAGAGGTTGCCGTTTATATCAATGTTAAATTCTCTACTCTCGTTGCTTTTGAGGATTTCAAGTTCAGCAAAGTGCAGGAAGGGGTAAAAAGTAAAAGTGTCATCGCCAGCATCCAATTCAAAATGGAGGGTGTCGTTGGCATTTTCTGGGACAACAGCAGTTCTCATGACCGTTAACGGCAGTTCATATTCATTTCGTTTAAGGGTGTCAGTACCCGAGGAGGTTTTGATTGGTCTAGATTGAGGCAAGTTATAAGGAAACCACATTCGATCATAGGCATCTTCTTTGAACCTGTGAGTATGATTCGTGAGCAAGTAAAAGATGCTAATACAATGATCATAAGCAAACAGAAACTTGGAATTTTCCTCAGATCAGAGCATAATGATTCTTTCGAACAATGAGTGGTACAGTCTCTCTCACTCAAATCAAAATGTCAAAGTTTTCGAATTTAGAAgcagtttgaatttagagataagttgtgataatttataaataataaaataaaaattaaattatttattatattttatataaaaatttaataaaattattttaaaatttaaaaaaatagaattatttattatattttatatgtaaatttaaaaaaattataataataagatgagatgaattaaaatgaattgagataaattacgaatacaaacgagacctaatgTCTAGTGCATATAATGTCAGCTTTTCCATTTGTAATAATTTAAGGAAGGGTACGATTTGTTATTCACTATCTTtctacatcattttttttagagttattagttttatttttttaaaattaattaaattttttagttcatcatctatgtaccacatatttgattaaataaaaaaatttaaaaaaaaaaattgatgcgtgaagatgaagaataatttttctagtataccaaaaataaaaataaaagcaacaatCAATGCAGTTTTCATGGCCATTCACGTCAGCCATAAATTTCCTACCCAGCACAACTTAATGAGTGGAACATAATCCTATTATACCCCTACCCCTCTTGCCTTGGTTCAGTTGATCTTCTCTCACCCTATAACCCTGCACTGTACTCAAATAATACACGACATGAGAAGAAACTCACCGGACTATTTGACCTGTTGTTGAGCCGAGATCATAACGCCTGTACAGAAGTAAGGCTGTGGATTCAGTTTGGTTATAACTTTCCTCATCGAAATGCCTCAGCTCTAGTGTCGACATGAAAGGAGTTCCTGACCCAGTATTACGGAGACAAACATATACATCATCCGTCACTGCAGCATGTATAATCTCCTTGATCACAACATCAGATGCGTTCTCAAACTTTATTGTATCCCATTCATTA
This window of the Juglans regia cultivar Chandler chromosome 12, Walnut 2.0, whole genome shotgun sequence genome carries:
- the LOC109007874 gene encoding putative leucine-rich repeat receptor-like serine/threonine-protein kinase At2g19230 → MGTVRGSKCSWCSTIGLLAFASVFALWPFTVNSAVLVSEKELSNPEHGRRNLHDIGGSINIDCGIPKDSSYTDEKTELHYVSDAEFIDSGENKKISSEFNTDETLQKSLLNVRSFPQGNRSCYTLKPAEGKGTNYFIRATFMYGNYDEQNQLPKFGLYVGVNEWDTIKFENASDVVIKEIIHAAVTDDVYVCLRNTGSGTPFMSTLELRHFDEESYNQTESTALLLYRRYDLGSTTGQIVRFKEDAYDRMWFPYNLPQSRPIKTSSGTDTLKRNEYELPLTVMRTAVVPENANDTLHFELDAGDDTFTFYPFLHFAELEILKSNESREFNIDINGNLWLKAVVPKYLSSETKSRHEPVRGPNLNFSLSKTQSSTHPPILNAMEVYRVKDFLNMPTHQDDVDAIMEIKNQYRVSKFWEGDPCLPLPAWDGLQCSDNGYKPRNITALNLSSSGLTGTIPASIGRLKSLQYLDLSNNSLTGTLPKFLLQLPDLRTVDLSGNKLSGSVPSDFSARIGDGSLSVDGNPDLCVTGPCKKEEKKKNLAVPIIAAVVSSVVVLSVLALLWSYRRKQVAKQVARTHLKGSGRSLKLDNRHFTYNEVLSITNNFQTIIGKGGFGTVYHGLLSDGTQVAVKMLSPSSTQGSDEFLTEVQLLMRVHHRNLVSFTAYCNEGTNIGIIYEYMARGNLAEYLSDKRKDTLTWKARLQIAVDAAQGLEYLHHGCKPPIIHRDVKTTNILLNEKMQAKIADFGLSKCFQVENQSQSHLLTTVVGTLGYLDPEYYNCNRLTERSDVFSFGVVLLEIITGRPALIKSEGNAHIIQWVGTFLERGDIRGIVDSRLRGNFNINSGWKAVETAMACVPFNSNQRPTMSHVLMELKESLEIELAYEQSLEMRGVLMESRNTFEMSPLGSEIETMPLAR